Part of the Kordiimonas pumila genome is shown below.
TTACTGCTTTCAAATGAGCTGCCGACGCATTTCCGATAAAAACTATTTTATCATCCACTATGCCTATATCTGTAATTTTTGATGGCTCAAGGTCACCTGTGAAAACAGCACCGCCTGAGATAAGCAAGTCTAGTTTTTGAGTTTCCTCTGCCCAGCCCGAAGAACTGAAACAGCCCACACCCAAAAGAACTAAACCTGTAAATTTTCTCGCCAGTCGATTTCTATTCATGAGGCCCAACCTTGCATGTGGAAATGAATGTCCCTGATCCGCCGCCGACGCGATTGGGTCAGAAATCTTATAATATAAAATATTTCTTTATGTGCAAGTTTTTCTTTTTAGAAAAATTATTAGCGTCATGAGAATAAAATAGTGAGGGATGAATATTAAGGCACCAGCTTGGCCTTCATTAAAAACACTCATCTTCCATCCGCCATGCCTTCCAGAAGCAGTTGCAAGGCAATTACCGGGGTGCAGGGCGGAGAGGGGCAACAAGAGCAGATGCACAGACAGGGCCACACGCATGGCTGGGTACGGACATGCGGCCTTCACATTTGCGAAGGCATTAAAAATGTCGCTTATAGGTACCTATTAAATTTATGATGACGTTTTGGTGCGTCGCTTGGTTTTGCCCGCTTCGGCCGTATCTACCTGCAGGGTTTTGTTGCCAAAAAAATTACCCCCGTCAGAACCCGTGGTCGTGCAAATGGAGAGGATACGGCACGGCTCATCACCCACGGCAATATAAGCGTGGCGCATGCTGCTATCAAAATAAATTGAATCGCCCACTTCAAGTTTTGCGGGTGTATAGATTTCAGTATGGAGCTCCAGCGTTCCCTGAAGAACATAAACAAATTCCTCACCCGGGTGGCTGAAAAATTCACCATATTTTGTAATATCTTTTTGAAATACTTCGCCAAAGATTGGCGCGAGCTTTTTATACAGTAACTCACTCGCCAGATACAGATAATTGCCCTGTGCGGTTTCAATGGCACGCCCCTCGCTCGCCCGAGTAATACTCCGGCGCGTGGCGCCGTCCACGCGTGGCATCAGATCATTTGGCGCCGCGAATAGCTCCGAAATATCCACATCAAGGGCCTCACTTACAAGAATAAGCTTGTCAAAGGTCAATGCTATTTTGTCATTTTCTAGTTTGGAAATACTGGACAGAGGCAGGCCCGTTTTCAGACTGACATCCGCAATTGTCATGCCTTTTTTTTTTCTGAGCGCTTTGAGGGTAGCGCCAGGCCTAGTAAGCATGCGGCCTTTTCTATTGTTTTCAGTCATATTTTCCCCCTGTTATCTGGTTCCAAACTGCAAATTCAAATGCCGCCTGATAGCACACATCGCACCCATAAATTTCAAATATAGTAAAACTTCAACCCTTTTATGACATTGGTACTCGGAATAATCTATCGTCAAATAAGCAGAAAAGAGGCTGGCTACAGTGGGTGGTCCGGTCAATCCGCCTCTGGATGAAGCACCCGCCAAAGCCCAACCGTCACGAGGGGCGCTAGGAAAATAGCCAAAAATACATAAGCAAGGAAGCTGTAACCCTGAGCAATCAGGGCAACCAAGCCAAAATGTCCGGCAACAAAAATGGACAAAACCAAGACCGTGAGCGTTATGCCAAGGCGTGCAAACTTTGAAAGATCTCGGGTCGTTTTTTCATGATACGACTTAGCAATACGTTCGTTAATTGCATGCACGCCGCCAACCCCACTTTCAAGAAGAGCCGCAAAAATCATCGCCTGAAATATATACCTAAATACAGGCATATTCAGGCGGTCCAGCAAAAAGTCGGAAGGGAGCCGTTCGTTACCGATTTCAGGATAGAAAGCGACCATAGCAATAAAAAACAGGATGGCGGGCACCATAGCGAGCGGCCCTGCAATCAGCCCTGCTTGTACAGCGTCCTTCTTACTGCGCATATGCCGAATGATCGGCAATATTGTTACTGCGCCAACAACATTATACCCGGCGTATGTCATGCCACCCAAGGCCCAGCCGTCTGTGCTTGGCTGACCCTCAAAAGCCATTGCAATCTGGTGCCCGAAACTGCTGACCGAAAGCACAATAAAAACCGCATACGTCACATACAGAAAATATGAGACATATTTGAAAAGATGCTCGACCGAGTCATTCCCAAACATGGCAAACATTGTGATTGAGCCCATAAGCAGCAGCGCGCCCAAAAGGGTCGGCCAATTAAATAAGGCGCTACCAATTTCCCCTGCCGCAGCGGCAAACACAGCAAGCGTGACCATCAGAGCGAGAAAGTATGCCGCCTCAAATAAGGGCCATAAGGGCCCAAGGAGCTTTTTAAAAAACGAGCGATAATCATAACTATTTGTTTGGTGCGCGAATGAAAAAGTCACCGCGCAGATACAGCTCCAGATTAACATGGCAAGCACGAGACCATAAAGTCCACCCAAAGGGCCACTGCCAAGAAAGAATGTTACAAGCTCGCGGCCTGTCGCATATCCCCCTCCAATAACGACGGCTTTAAAAGCAAGGCCCGGCAATATGATGCGCCGGAACCAATCTGATTCTGTTTTCATAATTTGATCAATGCTTAATACTCGGTGTTATCGAAAAGACGCGAAATGAGGGTCGCCCTTATATTTTCCCATATCATTTACACAGGCCAGCATTGATAGCAAAATATATTTCTTAAATTGAATAATTTTCTAATATGGAATATTTTCTTTATTGCAGACCACAATCATGATAGATCATGACCAACACTTAAAAAATATTACAGAGAAAATATGACAGAGATTTTCCCCATATCACTGAATGACAAATATCGCTTGGAAGGTGACCGTGCGTTACTGAACGGGTGCCAAGCCCTCGTTCGCTTACCCCTACTTCAGCGTGCGCTGGACCAGCGTAAAGGCCTCAATACAGCAGGTTACATTAGCGGCTACAGAGGGTCACCGCTTGGGGGATATGATGTTGAACTATGGAAAGCCTCCGCTGAGCTTGAACAGAACAATATCATTTTTCAACCCGCCGTGAATGAAGACCTTGCCCTTACTGCAGTGTTTGGGACCCAACAACTAGATTTCATTCCCGACAAAACTGTCGATGGCGTATTTTCCTTCTGGTACGGTAAAGGGCCGGGCGTTGATCGTTCCGGTGACGCTATCAAACACGCTAATTTGCACGGCACCTCTTCCCGTGGGGGCGTTGTTCTCTTGTACGGTGATGATCATACTGGAAAATCATCTACGACAGCGCACCAAAGCGATTTAACTTTAGCAAGCTGGGGCGTACCGACGCTGTATCCATCATCCGTCGATGAGATACTAGAAATGGGGTTAGCTGCGGTTGCCATGTCCCGCTATACCGGACTTCTGGTTGGCTTGAAGTTAGTTAATGAAACGGTTGAAACCACCTCTGTGCTGGATCTTTCCTTACCTGAAGACCCAATTGTACCAGATTATCCTTTGCCAGAAGACGGCGTAAATATCCGGCAGGAAGTTCAGGCATTGCAACAGCAAGATGCCCGGATTACCCGTTCCAAATTGCCCATGGCTCAGGCTTTTTCTCATGCAAATAACCTCGATCGCATCACTTTTGGGGCAGAGAGCCCCCGCTTCCTGATAGCGACAACAGGCAAGGCATACACAGATGTCCTCGAGGCGATCTCGCAACTGAGCATTGATGAGCCCACTGCCAAAAGTTTGGGCATTGGGGTTTACAAGATTGCCCTGATTTTCCCGTTGGACCCTGCGGGGCTGGCTGAAGCCTCCCGCGCGGCAGAGGAAATCTTCTTTGTCGAGGAGAAGCGGGCTCATGCAGAAACTCAGGCAAAAACGCTCTTATTCAATCAAGAAAAAAGACCCCGTATCACGGGCAAAGCAGATGCTGCTGGCCTTCCTTTGCTACCTGCAGACTTCGGCCTTGACCCTATCACTGTTGCTGTTGCCATTGCAGCACGTTTAAGCGCGGCCATGCCGGACATCGAAGCGCTACATCCTGGTTTTAAGGGCCGAGTTATCGAGCTCCGCTCGTTACTTGCTTCAAAAAATGTAAAAATTCCCCCAGCAGTAAGGCGCCCAGCTTTTTGCCCGGGCTGCCCGCACAATACATCCACCAAGGTGCCCGCGGGGTCCGTTGGATCAACTGGTATCGGATGCCACGGCATGGTTATGTTCCAACCTGAGCGCAGTCCTATGATAATGGGGCACATGGGGGCGGAAGGGGCCAACTGGATTGGCCTTTCGAACTTTACCGAAACCAAGCATATTTTCCAAAACTTAGGGGATGGTACCTATAATCATTCCGGATCATTAGCCATTCGGGCCGCAGTGCAGGCATCAACAAATATCACTTATAAAATTTTATATAATGATGCTGTCGCCATGACAGGGGGCCAGCCCGTTGAGGGCGGCCTAACCGTGTCACAGATTGTGCAACAGGTTCAGGCTGAAGGTGTTACCTCGGTAACTGTTTTATCTGAAAATCCTGACCGCTTCAGCAAGGAACCACTGCCCACAGGAACGACGCTCAGACATAGGGACGATCTGGATCTGGTGCAAAAGGCACTGCGCCAACAAATCGGCGTTAGCATTTTAATATATGATCAGGTCTGCGCTGCTGAAAAACGGCGACGACGCAAGACTGGCCTGTTTGATGACCCTGATAAACGAATTTATATCAATTCGCATGTCTGCGAAGGGTGCGGCGACTGTTCCTTGCAGTCTAACTGCTTGGCCATCCAGCCACTAGAAACCGAGATTGGCCGAAAAAGGAAAATTGACCAGTCCGCTTGCAACAAAGATTTCTCATGCATCAAGGGGTTTTGCCCGTCCTTTGTCGCCCTAGAGGGTGCCCGCATTCGCAAGTCTGCTGGCAAAAAAAATGCTGCCGACGTCACCCCCCCAGCACTTCGGGACTTAGGAAACGGTTTTGATATGGTTCTCGCCGGTATCGGCGGCACGGGCGTCGTAACCATTGGGGCAATTCTTGCTATGGCGGCTCGCATAGAGGGCCTTGATGCACATGTCTTTGACATGACAGGGCTAAGCCAAAAAGGCGGCGCTGTCTTTAGCCACCTACGGCTAAGGCCAAAAGGCGGCGCCCTAGTACCAGCCCGTGTGGGTGCGGGTGATGCGGACATGATCCTTGCGTGTGACATGGTCGCTGCCGTGCACCCAGAAGTTCTATCTACAGTTTCAAAGAAAACACTGGTTGTTGGGAATAACAATATAGCAGCAACAGCCAATTTTCAGCAAAATCGGGATCAAAGTGTCTCACCTACAATGCTTGAAGAAAACCTTTCTCAGGCGGCGGGTACAAAACCATTCATGATCCCTGCAAACAAAATCGCTCTAGATGCATGTGGCGATACAATTTTTGCAAATATTGTTGCCCTTGGGGTTGCTTGGCAGTCAGGAAAAATCCCGCTTTCCCTGGCATCAATCAATGAAGCAATCAAATTAAACGGCCGGTCAGTCGAAGCTAATCAAAGAGCATTCAATGCAGGACGAGGGGCCTTTAACGCAGTAGTAACCGATGAGCCGCTTCCCCTGGCACTGAATGAATTCATTGCCAACAGGGTTAATGATCTCACTGCCTTTTGGAATGAAGCCTATGCCGAGCGCTACGCCTCCTTAATGGCAACCGTCCTTAGCGCGACCGAGGGTGCCGAAGGTGGTGACTTTAGATGGGCAGTCGCCCGCTCAGCCTATAAATTAATGGCTTACAAAGACGAGTATGAAGTTGCGCGGCTATATACTGATAAGCGGTTTTTGGCTGATTTAAATCAACAGTTTGACACTATAAAAAGCATCAAGCTCCACCTTTCCCCGCCGCTCTTGGCCCGCATTAACCCAGCAACTGGGCACCCCCGCAAAATTGCTGTGGGCGGATGGATTTTACCTGTATTTCGATGTTTGGCAAAATTACGCGGCCTGCGTGAAGGGCCCTTTGATATTTTCTCGCTTTCAAGTGAACGACGCCTAGAGCGTGCGCTACGTGATACTTATATCCGTACGATCGAAGCCCTGTTGCCAAGCCTTGCAAACGAAAAACCGGAAGATGCACTTGATATGGCGCGCGCGCCAATGAATGTGAGAGGGTTTGGTCATGTGAAAAAGCCACATGCAGAAGCTCTCTTGATCAAGTTAAATGAAAAGCTCCAAAGCCTGCAATGCCCCCGCTAGGTGTGATGTTGACAGTCTATGGTTTGAATTTTGTGATTTATTAGGATGCGTTATGATTTCTGAGTATGATTTTGTGGTTATCGGTGGTGGAATTGCCGGTGTTTCTGTTGCAGCACAGCTGTCTGAGAAAAGCTCAGTCAGGTTACTAGAGATGGAAGATCAACCCGGATACCATTCAACAGGGCGCTCTGCCGCTCTCTTTATTGAATCCTATGGCAACAACATGGTGCGGGCCCTGACAAGAGCCAGCCGTAAGGCTTTTTATAATCCACCGGAAAACTTTACTGCCGTTCAGTTGGTAAAACCGCGTCAAATTTTAATCACCGCCAGTCCGGGAAAAGCAGAATTATTAGACACGTTTAAAGAGACATTAGAAGCAGATGATATAGTCGAATATAAATCACCTGAAGAAGCCGCTGCTCTTTGCCCTATCCTAAAAGCTGAAAAATTTGCAGGGGCCCTCTTAAACAGCACACCTGCGGATATAGAAGTGCATGAACTGCAGCAAGCTTATCTGCGAATATTGAAAAAAAATGACGGGGTTATCTCACTGCAAAGCCACATTTTGGATATTCAGCGTGATCAAGGTGGATGGGCTATAACCATGCCCACCAATGAGGTTATCCGCACGAGCATGGTCATTAATGCGGCGGGTGCGTGGGCTGGCGAGCTTGGCATGAAGGTGGGCGCTTTTGATATTGGCCTTCACCCATTAAAGCGCAGTGCATGTCTTGTGAACGCCCCAACCGGGTTCGACATAAATGCATGGCCCATGGTAGCGGACGTAGAAGAAGAATTCTACATTAAGCCTGACGCAGGTATGTTGTTGATTTCACCTTCCGATGAAACCTTAACCAAACCATGTGATGCACAACCAGATGAATTAGATATTGCAATCGCTATTGATCGGATTGAGCAAGTAACCACCCTACAAATACGGCGGATCGCGCATAAATGGGCTGGTTTACGTTCATTTGTTGCTGATTCATCGCCAGTGGTTGGGTTTGACCCTATCCAGCCCGGCTTCTTTTGGCTGGCAGCACTTGGTGGCTTTGGGGTTCAAACAGCACCCGCACTCAGTAAAGTTGCCGCATCGCTTGCACAAGGTAACCCGCTTGATTCTGAACTGCTAGATTTTGGCATAGACGTAGCCTCAATCGCGCCCGGAAGGACGTATCAACCCTTATCAGACACCCCTACGATTGGTGTTGCTCGGTTATAAGTACTATTTGCTACATATAAGAATGGCCAGTTTAATGGCGGATATCAGGCTTCGGCCCCAATATAGTACCGACAAACCCTATCCCACCGCCCTTACACCCACTTGCGGTCCCATGCGCCTGTAAGCGAGGGCTTCGGGTGTGTCAACGGTGTCGCTGCCTGCAAGGTCTGCGATGGTGCTGACAACCGGTAATGACCCACCGCTTGTGCATTCAGCGTGCTAGCATTTTGGTTTGGCTGCCGACCGTGCGCCTTGCCTCTTCCGCGAGACCTGAATCCGGCGCGCAACAGCAGCAGAGCTTTATCCTATACGCCCCACGACAATTGGGGAACATATCCTCAGGAGGCGTATAAAACTGGAACTATCACGGGCAGACTTTACTTACCAGAAGGTGATTGGGTGGGACTGGTTCTATCTATCGACTGTGACGGATGACTACAGTCGCTATATCGTTTGCTGGAAGCTTTGCATCAACATATCCTCAAAGGACGCTGCCGATACACTGCAGAAAATACAGGGCTGGATCAGGCTGAAGTAGAGACCAAGGCTGCCCAGCGACAATGGTTCGAGTTATGTATCCTCCAGCTTTGCAGGCTTACTGGAAGAGTACGACATTGAGCACACCCGTGGCAAGCCATACCACACAGAGACGCAGAACAAGGTCGAGCTAGCACCAGTCACTGAAGAACCGCATCTTGAGCTTGTAATTTTAAATGATTCTACTGTTTTGATGTCTTAATAGATGTCTTGAGTGGTTAACGTCCCAATATGGGACATTAAAAAATCTACGCATCTAAGGGGCATATTGCGCTTCGCCTGACTAAGCAGTAGAGCGTCGCCAGTAAAGTAGAGAGCACGTAAGGTATTAATTTTGTTGAATCTTTGGTAGCGGAGGAGGGATTCGAACCCCCGGCACATGGATTATGATTCCACTGCTCTAACAAACTGAGCAATTTGGTGACATACAATGATTTACCCCTCAACCAAAAATATCCTTTGGATATGGGTGAACAATCTTCAACAGTTGCTCCTGCCTGAACTTCATGGAGCCGCCATCACCATACTTGGGCCGCGTGTTCTTATGCCCCATCATCAAACACCGGAAGTCATAATCTAACCCCGCCTCCAGCATCCGCTTTTCAAACGAATGCCTGAAGGAATAGATAATATGGCTATCTGTCGGAAAGAGCTTATGGATACGAAACTCTTTCATAAGCAACTGTGACAAGGCATCTCCCTTGTCTCTGTATCTGGGGAAGCCATGAGGTGCCCGCTTCATGGCCTCAAGGGAAACCCCCACCAGCGGGATTTTACGGGTAGAGGACTGTGTTTTGATCTCCACACCAGCACGCGGACGGATATCAAGGTATGGGACCTCTGCATCCAGGATAATATTTTCAGGTAATAGGTTTGCTACCTCAGAAGGGCGGCACCCTGTCTCTATGAGTGTATAGACAATATAAAGCGCTTCCTTATTGAGGTCACCAAGTGCACCACGCTTAAGTATTTTGCTGCGCACCCAATCATCTTCAAAAGGGGGAACCTCTGTCGGGCTTGTGTTCTTGAAGGATAGAAGACGGAAAGGGTTGTCCCGTGTTTCCTGGCCAATATAGTTAAAATATTCCCGACACAGGGTTCTCATATTCCCAAGATCACGGTTAGCTGTGTTCGCCTTTAAGGGCTTTTGTCCGTCTGTGGGTAGCAATCTTTCTGCCCACCAATTATAATAGGCTTGTGCATCACTTCTAGTAATTTCCAGAATTGGCTTGTTACCACATAGACCCACAAAATAATTAATCGCTCGCTGCTTGCTTTTTTTCCAACTTTTCTTCTGCTTGGGAGATTTGTTCAGAAGATCACCAACAGCAATGGTATCACAGTATAGATCAAAGGCCTCCAGCACTGTTAGCGTAGGTTCATCAATACCGCCCAAGAGCGCATCCGCTTCCGCCTGATGGACCCGACCAGGCTGGATACCACTCGCCTGCGTCACCACCTTCACACGGTCCACCAGTTCACCCACATCAGCCGTCTGAACCAGTTGCATAGCAGGGCTATAGATAAACCCGTGTGCGAGGGCACGCGAGCATGCCGCCTGATATTTCCGATCCAGCACCCCTCTGACCTGTGCTAACTGCTCGGCACTCGCAGTCTCATCGTTATTAAAAGCCACCGCGGCCCAATAATCATTGTCCGCCTGCTCCAGGGCATCCCTTCGCAAGCGAGCAATCTCACGCGAATCTGTGCCTAAGGACTGCTTGATGATATCCCGCTCATCATAAGCGCGGTATTTCTCTGGCACCCTTCTTTTATAGTACCAGCGGTCACCTCGAAGCATCAAATACCTATCTGGCTTAGCCATGGTATCACTCTCATTTGTGTCCCAAATGTGTCCCATATTGTGTACCAATTTTGAGAAAAGTCAAGAAGAGGCAAAGCCACGATTTCACATAACCCTTGTAAATCAATGCCTTATAAATATATAAAGGAGGAAAAGTGGTGCACCGGGAAGGATTCGAACCCTCGGCCCCCAGATTCGTAGTATGATAATCAAGATTATAACTTATTGAAATAAAAATATATTCTTAAAATAATTCTGTGTATGTGTATAAAAATGTGTACACTTAGAGCTTTCACACTTTAAAGTAAAACGCACTGTAAGCCTCGCTACGCACCATCTCAATGATTCGCCCAACTACAGGCATAATTGCTAGCCCCCGAGAGATGTACTGGATCAATCCGCACATTGTTTTATGCCTAGCATTGCGCTATCATATTTTTGGGAGCTACTTTGAAGGGTCTGGTGCCGTGCGATTTATCTATTTACTACTTTTAATATCACCCCTGCCCTTTGCAAGTGCTCGTCCTGTGTGGCAATATTTCTGGGTTGTCTTTATCGGGTTTTCTGGAATTATCTATGCGATACGCTGGAAGTCACTGAATGGCGTCAAGCTTCCCAAAGTTTTTTACTTTCCGGTCGGCGCAACACTATTCCTTATTTCTTGGGGTATTCTACAAGTTCAACTTAGGTGGTCAGTAACACCTCAACATACAATCACAACAATACTTTATTTCTCCTCACACTTAGTGTGGTTTTTCCTAATTTTCAAAAACTTCAAACGGCAATCCGATGTGCCAAAGTTCATACTGATGATTAGTTTGATTGTAACAGCTTACTGTGTGTATGGCCTCATTGTGTATTTTTCGGGGAATGGCTATGTGTTATGGTACGAGAGGCAGGCATCTTTTGGAGCATTAACATCTACTTTTGTAAACAGAAACAGTTTTGCCGCATATGCCGGTATTGGTGTTCAATGCATGCTGGCCTATATGCTCTGGACATACACACACAAGACAGAAATGCATGTAACTATAAAAGACAAAATCATTCAGTTTCTCACCCAAGACCTAACAAAAAATGTTATGATTGCACTTTCGCTCATTATACTTCTGTCTGGCCTTTTTCTGACAGCCTCGCGTGCAGGAATTATGACCAGTCTGGCTGGTTCTTTACTCTTAATTATGCTTTCAACCTTAAAAGCCACACCTAACCCCTCCGATGTCACAAAACGCAATAAGCATTACTTTTTTATAGCTAGCCTGACAGCCCTTGCGCTCCTCACTTTTAATCTAAGCGGCGAACTTTTCAGTAACAGAATGAACACATTGAATTATAATGATATGCGGTTCCTAGCGTATCCTATTATGATGGACACCATTGCAGAAAACCCCATAAAAGGCATTGGCATCGGCACTTTTGTTGAGTATTTCTCTCAATACCGGCCCGAAGAGATGCCTCGGTATTTCAATAAGGGCCATAATGATGTTCTTGAAATTAT
Proteins encoded:
- a CDS encoding NAD(P)/FAD-dependent oxidoreductase — its product is MISEYDFVVIGGGIAGVSVAAQLSEKSSVRLLEMEDQPGYHSTGRSAALFIESYGNNMVRALTRASRKAFYNPPENFTAVQLVKPRQILITASPGKAELLDTFKETLEADDIVEYKSPEEAAALCPILKAEKFAGALLNSTPADIEVHELQQAYLRILKKNDGVISLQSHILDIQRDQGGWAITMPTNEVIRTSMVINAAGAWAGELGMKVGAFDIGLHPLKRSACLVNAPTGFDINAWPMVADVEEEFYIKPDAGMLLISPSDETLTKPCDAQPDELDIAIAIDRIEQVTTLQIRRIAHKWAGLRSFVADSSPVVGFDPIQPGFFWLAALGGFGVQTAPALSKVAASLAQGNPLDSELLDFGIDVASIAPGRTYQPLSDTPTIGVARL
- a CDS encoding DDE-type integrase/transposase/recombinase; its protein translation is MELSRADFTYQKVIGWDWFYLSTVTDDYSRYIVCWKLCINISSKDAADTLQKIQGWIRLK
- a CDS encoding O-antigen ligase family protein, with protein sequence MISLIVTAYCVYGLIVYFSGNGYVLWYERQASFGALTSTFVNRNSFAAYAGIGVQCMLAYMLWTYTHKTEMHVTIKDKIIQFLTQDLTKNVMIALSLIILLSGLFLTASRAGIMTSLAGSLLLIMLSTLKATPNPSDVTKRNKHYFFIASLTALALLTFNLSGELFSNRMNTLNYNDMRFLAYPIMMDTIAENPIKGIGIGTFVEYFSQYRPEEMPRYFNKGHNDVLEIIMTAGLFAGGLFILSFLFITIWMFYSAFKSVEHKIFLFLGGTVSIQMGLHSLVDFPLQMPAISYFFTSILAACAFILARERSKRPL
- a CDS encoding helix-turn-helix domain-containing protein; amino-acid sequence: MTENNRKGRMLTRPGATLKALRKKKGMTIADVSLKTGLPLSSISKLENDKIALTFDKLILVSEALDVDISELFAAPNDLMPRVDGATRRSITRASEGRAIETAQGNYLYLASELLYKKLAPIFGEVFQKDITKYGEFFSHPGEEFVYVLQGTLELHTEIYTPAKLEVGDSIYFDSSMRHAYIAVGDEPCRILSICTTTGSDGGNFFGNKTLQVDTAEAGKTKRRTKTSS
- a CDS encoding indolepyruvate ferredoxin oxidoreductase family protein, which codes for MTEIFPISLNDKYRLEGDRALLNGCQALVRLPLLQRALDQRKGLNTAGYISGYRGSPLGGYDVELWKASAELEQNNIIFQPAVNEDLALTAVFGTQQLDFIPDKTVDGVFSFWYGKGPGVDRSGDAIKHANLHGTSSRGGVVLLYGDDHTGKSSTTAHQSDLTLASWGVPTLYPSSVDEILEMGLAAVAMSRYTGLLVGLKLVNETVETTSVLDLSLPEDPIVPDYPLPEDGVNIRQEVQALQQQDARITRSKLPMAQAFSHANNLDRITFGAESPRFLIATTGKAYTDVLEAISQLSIDEPTAKSLGIGVYKIALIFPLDPAGLAEASRAAEEIFFVEEKRAHAETQAKTLLFNQEKRPRITGKADAAGLPLLPADFGLDPITVAVAIAARLSAAMPDIEALHPGFKGRVIELRSLLASKNVKIPPAVRRPAFCPGCPHNTSTKVPAGSVGSTGIGCHGMVMFQPERSPMIMGHMGAEGANWIGLSNFTETKHIFQNLGDGTYNHSGSLAIRAAVQASTNITYKILYNDAVAMTGGQPVEGGLTVSQIVQQVQAEGVTSVTVLSENPDRFSKEPLPTGTTLRHRDDLDLVQKALRQQIGVSILIYDQVCAAEKRRRRKTGLFDDPDKRIYINSHVCEGCGDCSLQSNCLAIQPLETEIGRKRKIDQSACNKDFSCIKGFCPSFVALEGARIRKSAGKKNAADVTPPALRDLGNGFDMVLAGIGGTGVVTIGAILAMAARIEGLDAHVFDMTGLSQKGGAVFSHLRLRPKGGALVPARVGAGDADMILACDMVAAVHPEVLSTVSKKTLVVGNNNIAATANFQQNRDQSVSPTMLEENLSQAAGTKPFMIPANKIALDACGDTIFANIVALGVAWQSGKIPLSLASINEAIKLNGRSVEANQRAFNAGRGAFNAVVTDEPLPLALNEFIANRVNDLTAFWNEAYAERYASLMATVLSATEGAEGGDFRWAVARSAYKLMAYKDEYEVARLYTDKRFLADLNQQFDTIKSIKLHLSPPLLARINPATGHPRKIAVGGWILPVFRCLAKLRGLREGPFDIFSLSSERRLERALRDTYIRTIEALLPSLANEKPEDALDMARAPMNVRGFGHVKKPHAEALLIKLNEKLQSLQCPR
- a CDS encoding YkvI family membrane protein, with protein sequence MKTESDWFRRIILPGLAFKAVVIGGGYATGRELVTFFLGSGPLGGLYGLVLAMLIWSCICAVTFSFAHQTNSYDYRSFFKKLLGPLWPLFEAAYFLALMVTLAVFAAAAGEIGSALFNWPTLLGALLLMGSITMFAMFGNDSVEHLFKYVSYFLYVTYAVFIVLSVSSFGHQIAMAFEGQPSTDGWALGGMTYAGYNVVGAVTILPIIRHMRSKKDAVQAGLIAGPLAMVPAILFFIAMVAFYPEIGNERLPSDFLLDRLNMPVFRYIFQAMIFAALLESGVGGVHAINERIAKSYHEKTTRDLSKFARLGITLTVLVLSIFVAGHFGLVALIAQGYSFLAYVFLAIFLAPLVTVGLWRVLHPEAD
- a CDS encoding DUF6538 domain-containing protein, translating into MAKPDRYLMLRGDRWYYKRRVPEKYRAYDERDIIKQSLGTDSREIARLRRDALEQADNDYWAAVAFNNDETASAEQLAQVRGVLDRKYQAACSRALAHGFIYSPAMQLVQTADVGELVDRVKVVTQASGIQPGRVHQAEADALLGGIDEPTLTVLEAFDLYCDTIAVGDLLNKSPKQKKSWKKSKQRAINYFVGLCGNKPILEITRSDAQAYYNWWAERLLPTDGQKPLKANTANRDLGNMRTLCREYFNYIGQETRDNPFRLLSFKNTSPTEVPPFEDDWVRSKILKRGALGDLNKEALYIVYTLIETGCRPSEVANLLPENIILDAEVPYLDIRPRAGVEIKTQSSTRKIPLVGVSLEAMKRAPHGFPRYRDKGDALSQLLMKEFRIHKLFPTDSHIIYSFRHSFEKRMLEAGLDYDFRCLMMGHKNTRPKYGDGGSMKFRQEQLLKIVHPYPKDIFG